One genomic region from Clostridium saccharobutylicum DSM 13864 encodes:
- a CDS encoding AraC family transcriptional regulator, producing MSSYIFETIEHEEKYPAKVFVTSIEHSSFHWHYDYELILILKGSLIVNASPKITVLEAGNIVLLNSKAVHELQRTKEDNVCLFIQMNENLFKNSKDDNKSYYFYLNSKLSDKKPKNGYSAYVATAAKIGLESQGDEIFNNCRVKSLVYMLIADLFEFTLYDIHQKAVNLKETENTELLMQVINFIQKNYKKDTVLEELYKFIGLCEKSVYRFLKANIGLSPKDLVLSRKIEASKYMLKFSNKSISFIANDCGFYSESTFYRTFKKEMGVTPAEYRKSGASLNADHNIQGYLRFNFKESINLLEKYCKGDM from the coding sequence ATGAGTTCATATATTTTTGAAACAATTGAGCATGAAGAGAAATATCCAGCAAAAGTGTTTGTAACATCAATTGAACATTCTAGTTTTCATTGGCATTATGATTATGAATTAATTTTAATTTTAAAAGGATCTTTAATAGTAAATGCGAGCCCCAAGATAACGGTGTTGGAGGCAGGAAATATTGTTTTGTTAAATTCAAAAGCAGTACATGAATTACAACGTACTAAGGAAGATAATGTATGTTTATTTATTCAGATGAACGAGAATTTATTTAAGAATTCAAAAGATGATAATAAATCATATTATTTTTATTTAAATAGCAAACTTAGCGATAAAAAGCCTAAAAACGGATATAGTGCATATGTTGCTACTGCTGCGAAAATTGGACTTGAAAGTCAGGGAGATGAAATATTTAATAATTGCCGGGTAAAATCTTTAGTTTATATGTTAATAGCAGATTTATTTGAATTCACATTATATGATATTCATCAAAAAGCTGTAAATTTAAAAGAAACAGAGAATACAGAATTACTCATGCAGGTAATAAATTTTATTCAAAAAAATTATAAAAAGGATACGGTGTTAGAAGAATTATATAAGTTTATAGGCTTATGCGAGAAATCAGTTTATCGTTTTTTAAAAGCAAATATTGGCTTATCACCTAAGGATTTAGTACTTAGTAGAAAAATAGAAGCTTCTAAATATATGCTTAAGTTTTCAAATAAATCAATTAGCTTTATAGCAAATGATTGCGGCTTTTATTCTGAAAGTACTTTTTACAGAACTTTTAAAAAAGAAATGGGTGTGACGCCTGCTGAGTACCGAAAAAGTGGAGCAAGTTTAAATGCGGATCATAATATACAAGGTTATTTACGGTTTAATTTTAAAGAATCTATTAATTTATTAGAAAAATATTGTAAAGGAGATATGTAA
- a CDS encoding beta-glucosidase family protein → MKCNKSKRLSYTKKAKEIVNSLTLEEKVSLMGGNVTLNDMLSDLRDADERKHYNSYPYPAGGIEKDNVPPMLFCDGPRGVVCSAGKSTCFPVSMLRGATFDTSLEEKIGNAIGKEVHGYKGNLFAGVCINLPYNPGWGRSQETYGEESFHLGEMGRALVKGVQNENVIACVKHFAFNQMEISRFKVNVECDKRTEREVFLPHFKKCVDAGAAAIMSSYNLYKGTHCGHHDYLLNQVLKKEWDFDGFVMSDFIWGVRETVEAANGGQDMEMCCTQFFGDKLVEAVKNGQVKESKIDESALRIVRTLLAFKDAYSNEYDESVIGCEDHIKLALQAAREGITLIKNENNLLPLSKDKIKKIVVLGKLGDKEVIGDHGSSQVRPAYVITPLQGIANAAPKAQVVYYNGENLDHAKELAKDADGVIFVVGYNYDDEGEYISEDEFESYTGAAGGDRKNSLGLHENEIKLIQEVGPVNTNSIAVLIGGNMIMMEEWKESVGAIMMAYYPGMEGGTAIGEIVFGDVNPSGKLPYVIPFKESDLPQVNWDTTSQWYEYYHGYTKLEKEGIKPSVPYGFGLSYTKFDFSDAKFDVSDDSVIAKCTVKNIGKIAGDEVVQMYVGFKNSSVERPVKLLRGFARVSLQPGESKEVTITCPKEELCWYNTKTEQMELEQMEYEVYIGSSSADSDLCMGKVTL, encoded by the coding sequence ATGAAATGTAATAAATCAAAAAGATTATCTTATACAAAAAAGGCAAAGGAAATAGTTAATTCTTTAACTTTAGAAGAAAAGGTTTCCTTAATGGGTGGGAATGTTACTCTTAATGATATGCTTTCAGATTTAAGAGATGCTGATGAGCGAAAACATTATAATAGTTATCCTTATCCAGCAGGAGGAATAGAGAAGGATAATGTACCTCCTATGCTTTTCTGCGATGGCCCAAGAGGGGTAGTTTGTAGTGCTGGAAAAAGCACATGTTTTCCAGTATCAATGCTTAGAGGTGCAACATTTGATACATCATTAGAAGAAAAAATAGGTAATGCTATAGGTAAAGAAGTTCATGGTTATAAAGGTAACCTATTTGCAGGAGTATGTATTAACCTTCCATATAATCCAGGCTGGGGAAGAAGTCAAGAAACTTATGGTGAAGAATCTTTTCACTTAGGGGAAATGGGACGAGCATTAGTTAAAGGTGTACAAAATGAAAATGTAATAGCATGTGTAAAACATTTTGCTTTTAACCAAATGGAAATTTCCAGATTTAAAGTAAATGTTGAATGTGATAAACGTACTGAAAGAGAAGTATTTCTTCCTCATTTCAAGAAATGTGTTGATGCAGGTGCAGCAGCTATTATGAGTTCTTACAACTTATATAAAGGAACTCATTGTGGACATCATGATTATTTATTAAATCAGGTATTGAAAAAGGAATGGGATTTTGATGGATTTGTTATGAGTGACTTTATTTGGGGAGTTAGAGAGACAGTTGAAGCAGCTAATGGCGGACAAGATATGGAAATGTGTTGTACTCAGTTCTTTGGAGATAAATTAGTAGAGGCTGTAAAAAATGGACAAGTAAAAGAAAGCAAAATTGATGAGTCTGCATTACGTATTGTGCGTACATTGCTAGCATTTAAAGATGCTTATTCAAATGAATATGATGAGAGCGTAATTGGATGTGAAGATCACATTAAACTTGCACTTCAGGCAGCAAGAGAGGGAATTACATTAATTAAGAATGAAAATAATTTATTACCATTAAGCAAAGATAAAATAAAAAAAATTGTTGTGTTAGGAAAATTAGGTGATAAGGAAGTAATTGGAGATCATGGTTCAAGTCAAGTGAGACCTGCTTATGTTATAACACCATTACAGGGAATTGCTAATGCAGCACCTAAAGCACAGGTTGTATATTATAATGGTGAAAATTTGGACCATGCAAAAGAATTAGCTAAAGATGCAGATGGAGTTATATTTGTAGTTGGATATAACTATGATGATGAAGGTGAATATATATCAGAAGATGAATTTGAATCTTATACAGGAGCAGCAGGAGGAGATAGAAAAAACTCCTTAGGTCTTCATGAAAATGAAATTAAATTAATACAGGAAGTAGGTCCTGTTAACACTAATTCAATAGCTGTGTTAATTGGTGGAAATATGATAATGATGGAAGAATGGAAAGAAAGTGTTGGAGCTATAATGATGGCATATTATCCAGGCATGGAAGGTGGAACTGCAATAGGAGAGATTGTATTTGGAGATGTTAATCCAAGTGGGAAATTACCATATGTAATTCCATTTAAAGAAAGTGATCTTCCACAAGTAAATTGGGATACAACATCTCAATGGTATGAGTACTATCATGGATATACAAAGCTAGAAAAGGAGGGCATAAAACCATCTGTTCCATATGGTTTTGGACTATCTTATACTAAGTTTGATTTTAGTGATGCAAAGTTTGATGTATCTGATGATAGTGTTATCGCTAAATGTACTGTTAAAAACATAGGGAAAATAGCAGGGGATGAAGTCGTACAAATGTATGTTGGATTCAAAAATTCTTCTGTGGAGAGGCCTGTAAAATTGTTAAGAGGTTTTGCTCGTGTAAGTTTACAGCCAGGAGAAAGCAAAGAAGTGACAATAACTTGTCCTAAAGAAGAACTTTGCTGGTACAATACTAAAACAGAACAAATGGAATTAGAACAAATGGAATATGAGGTGTATATAGGAAGCAGTAGTGCAGATTCAGATCTATGTATGGGAAAAGTTACATTGTAA
- a CDS encoding MFS transporter: protein MKEKINLREKLSYSIGDVGCNFVYVPITSFLMIYYTNSVGLGVAAVGTLMLIARLLDGVTDLSIGALIDKTNTRWGKTRPWILWSAPFMGIGLVLLFNVPMGLSNGGKLIYAYITYIFLVSIVYTASNLSYCTLLSRISSNIQERSVLSSIRFVFVISFTIILSMITNPLVEKYGWSKLSVIYGIISCVFLFITFAFTKERNQDEKGEKFNLKVGIGSLMKNKYFLLIAIMFIIIYTDMGLFSGATLYYTTYVLNNANLMGMLTLALYAPMIVGFALLPKFISKFGKWKVMMFGFLVKLIGVIIMAINPASYELVMGGSIIKGFGMAPLIVGIFAIVADAVDYGEWKTGIRADGLINSCVSFGMKLGGGLGTAILGWILDWGKYNGTAAVQTGAAIKAINVSFIYSGIVFTIVGLIVMYFINMDKFASKMVSDLNVKRTSDL, encoded by the coding sequence ATGAAAGAAAAAATTAATTTAAGAGAAAAGCTTTCTTATTCAATAGGTGATGTAGGATGTAACTTTGTATATGTGCCAATTACTTCTTTTTTGATGATATATTATACTAATAGTGTTGGGCTTGGAGTAGCAGCAGTTGGGACACTAATGCTGATTGCTAGACTTTTAGATGGTGTAACAGATTTATCAATTGGAGCACTTATTGATAAAACTAATACAAGATGGGGGAAAACAAGACCCTGGATTTTATGGAGCGCACCATTTATGGGGATTGGTTTGGTATTGTTGTTTAATGTTCCTATGGGACTCAGCAATGGTGGAAAGCTGATTTATGCATATATTACTTATATATTTTTAGTGTCAATTGTATACACAGCATCAAATTTGTCATATTGTACATTACTTTCAAGAATATCAAGTAATATACAGGAACGTTCAGTTTTGAGTTCAATTCGATTTGTTTTCGTTATTTCATTTACTATTATATTATCAATGATTACAAATCCATTGGTTGAAAAGTATGGATGGTCAAAACTTTCAGTTATTTATGGAATAATTTCATGTGTATTTCTATTCATAACATTTGCATTTACTAAAGAAAGAAATCAGGATGAAAAGGGAGAAAAATTTAATTTAAAAGTAGGAATTGGTTCTTTGATGAAAAATAAATACTTTTTACTTATAGCGATTATGTTTATTATTATTTATACAGATATGGGATTATTTTCAGGGGCTACTCTTTATTATACAACCTATGTATTAAATAATGCTAACTTAATGGGAATGCTTACTTTAGCACTTTATGCACCTATGATAGTTGGATTTGCACTTTTACCTAAGTTTATAAGTAAATTTGGTAAATGGAAAGTTATGATGTTTGGTTTTCTAGTGAAATTAATAGGGGTTATTATTATGGCAATTAATCCTGCTTCTTATGAGCTTGTTATGGGAGGAAGTATTATAAAAGGTTTTGGTATGGCGCCTCTAATAGTTGGAATTTTCGCAATTGTTGCAGATGCTGTAGATTATGGAGAATGGAAAACTGGTATACGTGCAGATGGATTAATTAACAGCTGTGTAAGTTTTGGAATGAAATTAGGCGGTGGTCTTGGTACTGCAATTCTCGGATGGATTCTTGACTGGGGAAAATATAATGGAACAGCTGCTGTACAGACAGGAGCAGCAATAAAGGCAATTAATGTTTCATTTATATATTCAGGGATTGTATTTACCATAGTTGGATTAATTGTAATGTATTTTATAAACATGGATAAGTTTGCAAGTAAGATGGTATCTGATCTTAATGTTAAAAGAACTTCTGATTTATAA
- a CDS encoding methyl-accepting chemotaxis protein, with protein sequence MLNKFKIGTKLYLGFGIITLIMILVLSFSYSNFNEESQVVDWNIHTYQVIGEADNILESLINMETGLRGYAITGQDTFLQPYNQGEIDFQKHIEKIKELTSDNSKQQQRIDDLSKDYRDWSKMEGSSLITTRQKVNSNQGNITDVINFEMSQNGKKSMDDMRKLISDIKQEESSLLDQRTASLKITERNTRIVIIGGGVITLILAIFLALIISRNIIKAIGMLTLKLSNIAEAEGDLTQTVELSNKDELGLMAQKFNLMLEKTRKTISKVAQNSNILSERASTLSSNAEEISKSSDQMAATVEEMAIGNQEIAKEVYSVSNMADNINKMSQDTSVELNNLVENGKLVEKIVYEGQNIIKNQTTHMNQTVEISKEVKNAVEGLVLKTDSINKIAETINGIAEQTNLLALNAAIEAARAGEHGKGFTVVAEEVRKLAELSLKSTGEVFTTISEIQAAVGQTVAQMKESEITIHKQEEATRQTQDSFTKINEQINDMVSKIESTSSKINKVIEQVEHLNVSLQNVSAITEESSTSAEEVSASVEEQVSGITDMASLATVLNDLSVELQKNVNLFKY encoded by the coding sequence ATGTTGAATAAATTTAAAATAGGTACTAAGTTATACTTAGGATTTGGAATTATCACTTTAATTATGATTTTAGTTTTATCTTTTTCTTACAGTAATTTTAATGAGGAGTCTCAGGTTGTTGATTGGAACATTCATACATATCAGGTTATTGGTGAGGCAGATAATATTTTGGAAAGCCTAATTAACATGGAAACAGGTTTAAGAGGATATGCTATTACAGGTCAAGACACGTTCTTGCAGCCATATAATCAGGGCGAGATCGATTTTCAAAAACATATTGAGAAGATAAAGGAACTAACTTCCGATAATTCTAAACAACAACAAAGGATAGATGATTTGTCCAAGGATTATCGAGATTGGTCAAAAATGGAAGGTTCTTCTTTGATAACTACTCGTCAAAAGGTTAACTCGAATCAAGGAAATATAACAGATGTTATAAATTTTGAAATGTCTCAAAATGGCAAGAAGTCAATGGATGATATGAGAAAATTGATTAGTGATATTAAGCAGGAAGAGAGCAGTTTATTAGATCAACGTACTGCAAGTCTAAAGATAACTGAAAGAAATACAAGAATTGTTATAATTGGTGGGGGAGTAATTACTTTAATCCTTGCTATATTTTTAGCGTTAATAATTTCGAGAAATATTATTAAGGCCATTGGAATGTTGACTTTAAAGTTATCGAATATAGCTGAGGCAGAGGGAGATTTAACACAAACAGTAGAGCTATCAAACAAAGATGAGCTTGGTTTAATGGCACAAAAATTTAATTTGATGTTAGAAAAGACTAGAAAAACTATTTCGAAAGTAGCTCAAAATTCCAACATATTAAGTGAGAGAGCCTCAACGTTATCGTCTAACGCTGAAGAAATAAGTAAATCTTCTGATCAAATGGCAGCTACAGTTGAAGAAATGGCTATTGGTAATCAGGAAATTGCTAAAGAAGTATATTCTGTAAGTAATATGGCTGATAATATAAACAAAATGTCCCAAGATACTTCTGTTGAGTTAAATAATTTGGTTGAGAATGGAAAGTTAGTTGAAAAGATTGTATATGAAGGGCAAAATATAATCAAAAACCAAACTACTCATATGAACCAAACAGTGGAGATATCTAAAGAAGTTAAAAATGCTGTTGAAGGATTAGTCTTGAAAACAGATTCAATAAATAAAATTGCAGAAACCATAAACGGTATTGCTGAGCAAACTAATTTGTTAGCTTTGAATGCTGCTATTGAGGCTGCCAGGGCTGGTGAACATGGAAAAGGATTTACGGTAGTTGCTGAGGAAGTAAGAAAATTGGCTGAGCTTTCTCTTAAATCAACTGGAGAGGTATTTACTACAATTTCAGAAATTCAGGCAGCTGTCGGACAAACTGTAGCCCAAATGAAAGAAAGTGAAATTACTATTCACAAGCAAGAGGAGGCTACAAGACAAACACAGGATTCTTTCACCAAAATTAATGAGCAAATAAATGATATGGTATCTAAAATTGAATCAACCAGCAGTAAAATAAATAAGGTAATTGAACAAGTAGAGCATTTAAATGTATCTTTACAAAATGTTTCAGCTATAACAGAAGAATCATCAACTTCTGCAGAAGAAGTATCTGCCTCTGTAGAGGAACAGGTTTCAGGTATAACAGATATGGCAAGTTTGGCAACTGTGCTGAATGATTTATCAGTAGAATTACAAAAAAACGTTAATTTGTTTAAATATTAA
- a CDS encoding class I SAM-dependent methyltransferase yields MKIAITTTRNPDESLINKAYGIAKELDIPYVKRGNYSIEKISRVNEMEYFLFVEKDKIVLKGDDNTFFWHPSTSGLKLNAIKEGFNTPMVEAMNLKAGDRVLDCTLGLATDAIVFAYIVGEKGKVIGTEVNKYIACITKNGLNDYKDVDEQTKISMERIDVINSSYEEYILSQPDNSFDVVYFDPMFKRPNKKSETINSFRPFAQQGGLKKENLIEALRVCKKRVVIKERAGSDEFERLGIQKYYGNTKSGSIGYGVIEKENFKK; encoded by the coding sequence ATGAAGATTGCAATTACAACTACAAGAAACCCAGATGAAAGTTTAATAAATAAAGCATATGGTATAGCTAAAGAATTAGATATACCATATGTAAAAAGAGGTAATTATAGCATAGAGAAAATTAGTCGAGTGAATGAAATGGAATATTTTCTCTTTGTGGAGAAAGATAAGATTGTTTTAAAGGGAGACGATAATACATTTTTTTGGCATCCAAGTACATCAGGGCTTAAGTTGAATGCAATAAAAGAAGGTTTTAATACACCAATGGTAGAAGCTATGAATTTAAAGGCAGGGGATAGGGTATTAGATTGTACCTTAGGACTAGCTACAGATGCTATAGTATTTGCATATATTGTTGGTGAAAAGGGTAAGGTTATTGGAACGGAAGTTAACAAGTATATTGCTTGTATAACTAAAAATGGATTAAATGATTATAAAGATGTAGATGAGCAAACTAAAATATCTATGGAGAGGATAGATGTTATTAATTCATCTTATGAAGAATACATTTTAAGCCAACCAGATAATAGTTTTGATGTAGTTTATTTTGACCCTATGTTTAAGAGACCAAATAAAAAATCAGAAACAATAAATTCTTTTAGGCCATTTGCACAGCAAGGAGGATTAAAAAAAGAAAATCTTATAGAGGCACTACGTGTTTGTAAAAAACGTGTTGTTATTAAAGAAAGAGCTGGTAGTGACGAATTTGAAAGATTGGGAATTCAAAAGTATTATGGAAATACTAAGTCTGGATCTATAGGTTATGGTGTTATTGAAAAAGAAAATTTTAAAAAATAA
- a CDS encoding methyltransferase: MDKQYYEKLLNIKTSGEQKVFNESMHYNRYEPTAYSALEILSKKYKFAAEDNIVDFGCGKGRLNFYINYFFNSTITGIEMNTFFYKEAIDNKRDYLKKLKKKTNNVNFLNCFAEEYNINPSDNKFYFFNPFSIQIFIKVIRNILISMEKYERTVDIILYYPSDDYIYFLENNTAFVLCDEIKLPYLYDNDPRQSFLIYRLDYSKNGYTKL; this comes from the coding sequence ATGGATAAACAATATTATGAAAAATTATTGAATATTAAAACCTCAGGGGAACAAAAAGTATTTAATGAATCAATGCACTATAATAGATATGAACCAACTGCCTACTCTGCATTAGAAATATTATCTAAGAAATATAAATTTGCAGCAGAAGATAACATAGTTGACTTTGGATGCGGCAAAGGAAGACTAAACTTTTACATAAATTACTTTTTTAACTCCACTATTACAGGTATAGAAATGAACACTTTTTTCTATAAAGAAGCTATTGATAATAAAAGAGATTATTTAAAGAAACTTAAAAAGAAAACAAATAATGTTAATTTCTTAAATTGCTTTGCAGAAGAATATAATATAAATCCATCAGATAATAAATTCTACTTCTTTAACCCTTTTTCTATACAAATATTTATAAAGGTAATACGAAATATTTTAATTTCTATGGAAAAATATGAAAGAACAGTAGATATTATATTGTATTATCCATCAGATGATTATATATACTTTCTAGAAAACAATACTGCTTTTGTACTTTGTGATGAAATAAAATTACCTTATTTATATGATAATGATCCTCGTCAAAGTTTTTTAATATATAGACTAGACTATAGCAAAAATGGATACACGAAATTATAA
- a CDS encoding pyruvate, water dikinase regulatory protein: MITIFAVSDSVGETAEMLAKAVAIHFKNNVEIKIIPFVKSLKDVEDAVQIFEKSIPCIVTSTIVSLDIMESLTKRCYEKNITLINLLEPIIKSVESMMNVHQDYKPGALRVLDSIYFKRIEAMEFAIKYDDARDYSGIEKADVVIVGLSRTSKTPLCMYLANKGIKAVNIPLAPEVEVPKELFNISPKKIFGLTVDPLRLIDIRKKRIDGYTAVYNNIQYYNDARILEELEFSDKVMRKLNCRVIDVSKIAIEETALIIMNALGYKDNL; this comes from the coding sequence ATGATAACAATTTTTGCTGTTTCAGATTCTGTAGGGGAAACTGCAGAAATGCTTGCAAAAGCTGTTGCAATACATTTTAAGAATAATGTAGAGATAAAAATAATACCATTTGTGAAATCTTTGAAGGATGTTGAGGATGCAGTTCAGATATTTGAAAAATCAATACCATGCATTGTTACTTCAACAATAGTTTCATTAGATATTATGGAGAGTCTTACTAAAAGGTGTTATGAAAAGAATATTACACTTATTAATCTGCTTGAGCCAATAATAAAATCTGTAGAATCTATGATGAATGTGCATCAAGATTATAAGCCAGGAGCATTGAGGGTATTGGATAGTATTTATTTTAAGAGGATTGAGGCAATGGAATTTGCTATAAAGTATGATGATGCAAGGGATTATAGCGGAATTGAAAAAGCAGATGTGGTAATTGTAGGATTATCTAGAACATCAAAAACCCCACTATGTATGTATCTGGCAAACAAAGGAATTAAAGCTGTAAATATACCATTAGCTCCTGAGGTTGAAGTTCCTAAAGAACTATTTAATATATCACCGAAAAAGATATTTGGATTGACAGTTGATCCACTTCGATTAATTGATATTCGAAAGAAAAGGATCGATGGATATACAGCAGTTTATAATAATATTCAGTACTATAATGATGCTAGAATACTTGAAGAATTGGAGTTTTCAGATAAAGTAATGAGAAAGCTAAATTGTAGAGTTATTGATGTAAGCAAAATTGCAATTGAAGAAACAGCACTTATTATTATGAATGCTCTTGGATATAAAGACAATCTATAG
- a CDS encoding methyl-accepting chemotaxis protein: protein MKFFVNLSIKKKIISAFLLICAIIVFIGAEGQYISWRMDKNAEDMYSDYLISTKNLKTIEENLQYTNVKVLKIIFDEDKSSIDKRANDIKTVMNSNKELETEYETLIQTSEEKQYYQDFKSALTKYEELQVKIIELVKEGKSDEAFKVYQVDGDKLNSQSYDNLEKCIAANEKLADQANLDNKAEFKKVKYQIIIFTFIAFLIGISIAYILSRNIIKSLNTTKELAQRLSNYDFRTPIEVTSNDEFGQTDTALNIAQENVRELIKVIMGNSQDIGASSEELSATVEELSSKVDVIDQSVNSIVDGMQNSNAATEEIGASIEEVDSNINILSSKAIKGSNNANKSKERSSEVKDNSQKAIEETKKISDEKQEKMEKAIKDGKVVDSIKVMADTIGGIAEQINLLALNAAIEAARAGEHGKGFAVVAEEVRTLAEQSSEAVINIQDTIVKVQKAFKSSIDTGSDILKFINTQVYDQFDKYGELGDQYYSDSDFVSKMSYEIADMSEEITSTVGQVNDAIQEMALSSQKSSEEAEIIRESMNETTKAIEQVAITAQNQAELAQKLNEIIDKFKI from the coding sequence ATGAAATTTTTTGTTAATTTAAGCATTAAGAAAAAGATTATTTCAGCATTTTTATTAATCTGTGCTATTATAGTTTTTATAGGAGCAGAAGGTCAATATATTTCTTGGAGAATGGATAAAAATGCGGAGGATATGTATAGCGATTATTTAATATCTACTAAAAATTTGAAGACAATTGAAGAGAATCTTCAGTACACTAATGTTAAAGTACTTAAAATAATTTTTGATGAAGATAAATCTAGCATAGATAAAAGAGCTAATGATATCAAAACAGTAATGAATAGTAATAAAGAGTTAGAAACTGAATATGAAACTTTAATACAAACATCTGAAGAAAAGCAATATTATCAAGATTTTAAAAGTGCTTTGACAAAATATGAAGAGCTTCAAGTTAAAATAATTGAACTTGTTAAAGAAGGAAAAAGTGATGAGGCATTCAAAGTCTATCAGGTAGACGGTGATAAATTAAATAGTCAATCATATGACAATTTAGAAAAATGTATTGCAGCAAATGAAAAATTAGCAGATCAAGCTAATTTAGATAATAAGGCTGAATTTAAAAAAGTTAAATATCAAATAATTATTTTTACATTTATAGCGTTTTTAATTGGCATTTCTATTGCATACATATTAAGTAGAAATATAATAAAATCTCTAAATACGACAAAAGAGTTAGCACAAAGATTATCAAACTATGACTTTAGAACTCCAATTGAAGTCACAAGTAATGATGAATTTGGACAAACGGATACAGCTTTAAATATTGCACAAGAAAATGTAAGAGAATTAATTAAAGTAATTATGGGGAATTCTCAAGACATAGGTGCATCATCAGAAGAACTTTCAGCAACAGTTGAAGAATTATCATCTAAAGTTGATGTTATAGATCAGTCAGTAAACAGCATTGTGGATGGTATGCAAAACTCTAATGCTGCAACAGAAGAAATAGGTGCATCAATTGAAGAGGTAGATTCAAATATTAATATACTTTCTTCTAAAGCTATTAAAGGAAGTAATAATGCAAATAAATCTAAAGAAAGATCTTCAGAAGTTAAGGATAACAGTCAAAAAGCCATTGAGGAAACTAAAAAAATATCAGATGAAAAACAAGAAAAAATGGAAAAAGCCATTAAAGATGGAAAGGTAGTAGATAGTATAAAAGTTATGGCAGATACCATTGGAGGCATAGCAGAGCAAATCAATTTACTTGCATTAAATGCTGCAATAGAAGCTGCAAGGGCAGGTGAACATGGAAAAGGTTTTGCGGTAGTAGCTGAAGAGGTTAGAACACTTGCAGAGCAATCATCAGAAGCGGTAATAAATATTCAAGATACAATAGTTAAAGTTCAGAAGGCATTTAAGAGTAGTATAGATACTGGTAGCGATATATTGAAATTTATAAATACGCAGGTATATGATCAATTTGATAAATATGGTGAATTAGGAGATCAGTATTATAGCGATTCAGATTTTGTTAGTAAAATGTCTTATGAAATTGCTGATATGTCTGAAGAAATAACATCTACGGTTGGACAAGTAAATGACGCTATTCAAGAAATGGCACTATCGTCACAAAAATCAAGTGAAGAAGCAGAAATAATAAGAGAGAGTATGAATGAAACTACGAAAGCTATAGAACAAGTAGCAATAACAGCACAAAACCAAGCAGAGCTTGCTCAAAAGCTTAATGAAATAATTGATAAATTTAAAATATAA